A single genomic interval of Lynx canadensis isolate LIC74 chromosome A2, mLynCan4.pri.v2, whole genome shotgun sequence harbors:
- the LOC115505507 gene encoding cytochrome P450 4F3-like isoform X3: protein MPQLSLSWLGLGQVAASPWLLLLLVGSSWLLARVLAWSYSFYDTCCRLRCFPQPPKQSWFWGHLGLIKNNEEGLRFMESLSHSFRDVHLWWMGPFYPLLRFVHPKFVAPLLQAPATIVPKDKFFYSFLRPWLGDGLLLTAGDKWSHHRRLLTPAFHFEILKSYVKIFNKSADIMHVKWKRLVSEGSTRLDMFEHISLMTLDSLQKCVFSFDSNCQESPSEYIAAILELSALVVKRQRQIFLHPDLLYYLTPDGRRFRRACDLVHNFTDAIIQKRRCSLITEGSDDFLKAKAKAKTLDFIDVLLLAKDEDGKELSHEDIRAEADTFMFGGHDTTASGLSWVLYNLAKHPEYQECCRQEVEELLKDREPKEIEWDDLALLPFLTMCIKESLRLHPPVTVVSRCCTQDVVLPDGRVIPKGVVCLVSVFGIHHNPSVWPDPEVYNPFRFDPENIKERSSLAFIPFSAGPRNCIGQTFALTEMKVVLALTLLRFRVLPDKEEPRRKPEIILRAEGGLWLRVEPLSAGPQ, encoded by the exons ATGCCGCAGCTGAGCCTGTCCTGGCTGGGACTCGGGCAGGTGGCAGCCTCCCCATGgctgctcctgctgctggtgGGGTCCTCCTGGCTCTTGGCCCGAGTCCTGGCCTGGAGCTACAGCTTCTATGACACATGCTGCCGCCTCCGGTGTTTCCCACAGCCCCCGAAGCAGAGCTGGTTTTGGGGTCACCTGGGACTG ATAAAGAACAATGAAGAAGGCTTGAGGTTCATGGAGAGTCTGAGCCACAGCTTCCGTGATGTTCACCTCTGGTGGATGGGGCCCTTCTACCCACTTCTGCGGTTCGTCCACCCCAAGTTTGTTGCCCCCCTGCTCCAGGCCCCAG CCACCATCGTGCCCAAGGATAAGTTTTTCTACAGCTTTCTGAGGCCCTGGCTGG GGGATGGGCTCCTGCTGACTGCTGGTGACAAGTGGAGCCACCACCGTCGTTTGCTGACACCTGCCTTCCACTTTGAAATCTTGAAATCCTATGTGAagattttcaacaaaagtgcAGACATCATGCAT GTCAAGTGGAAGCGCCTAGTCTCAGAGGGCAGCACCCGATTGGACATGTTTGAGCACATCAGCCTCATGACCCTGGACAGTCTGCAGAAATGTGTCTTCAGTTTTGACAGCAATTGCCAGGA GAGCCCCAGTGAATATATTGCTGCCATCTTGGAGCTCAGCGCCCTTGTGGTGAAACGGCAGAGGCAGATCTTCCTGCACCCGGACTTGCTGTACTACCTCACCCCTGATGGGCGGCGCTTCCGCAGGGCTTGTGACCTGGTGCACAACTTCACAGATGCCATCATCCAGAAGCGGCGCTGCTCCCTCATTACTGAGGGCTCCGATGACTTCCTCAAGGCCAAGGCTAAGGCCAAGACTTTGGACTTCATTGATGTGCTCCTGCTGGCCAAG GATGAAGATGGGAAGGAACTGTCCCATGAGGATATCCGAGCTGAAGCTGACACCTTCATGTTTGGGG GCCATGACACCACGGCCAGTGGTCTCTCCTGGGTCCTGTACAACCTTGCGAAGCACCCAGAGTATCAGGAGTGCTGTCGGCAGGAGGTAGAAGAGCTCCTGAAGGACCGTGAGCCTAAAGAGATTGAATG GGACGACCTGGCCCTGTTGCCTTTCCTGACCATGTGCATCAAGGAGAGTCTGCGGTTGCACCCCCCGGTCACAGTCGTCTCCCGCTGCTGTACCCAGGACGTCGTGCTCCCAGATGGCCGGGTCATCCCCAAAG gtGTTGTCTGCCTCGTTAGTGTTTTCGGGATCCACCACAATCCATCCGTGTGGCCAGACCCTGAG GTATACAATCCTTTCCGCTTTGACCCAGAAAACATCAAGGAAAGGTCTTCCCTGGCTTTTATTCCCTTCTCCGCGGGACCCAG GAACTGCATCGGGCAGACGTTCGCCCTGACTGAGATGAAGGTGGTCCTGGCGCTCACGCTGCTGCGCTTTCGGGTCCTGCCCGACAAGGAGGAGCCGCGCAGGAAGCCTGAGATCATCCTGCGCGCCGAGGGCGGGCTTTGGCTGCGGGTGGAGCCGCTGAGCGCGGGCCCCCAGTGA
- the LOC115505507 gene encoding cytochrome P450 4F3-like isoform X2: MPQLSLSWLGLGQVAASPWLLLLLVGSSWLLARVLAWSYSFYDTCCRLRCFPQPPKQSWFWGHLGLIKNNEEGLRFMESLSHSFRDVHLWWMGPFYPLLRFVHPKFVAPLLQAPATIVPKDKFFYSFLRPWLGDGLLLTAGDKWSHHRRLLTPAFHFEILKSYVKIFNKSADIMHVKWKRLVSEGSTRLDMFEHISLMTLDSLQKCVFSFDSNCQEPFRSPSEYIAAILELSALVVKRQRQIFLHPDLLYYLTPDGRRFRRACDLVHNFTDAIIQKRRCSLITEGSDDFLKAKAKAKTLDFIDVLLLAKDEDGKELSHEDIRAEADTFMFGGHDTTASGLSWVLYNLAKHPEYQECCRQEVEELLKDREPKEIEWDDLALLPFLTMCIKESLRLHPPVTVVSRCCTQDVVLPDGRVIPKGVVCLVSVFGIHHNPSVWPDPEVYNPFRFDPENIKERSSLAFIPFSAGPRNCIGQTFALTEMKVVLALTLLRFRVLPDKEEPRRKPEIILRAEGGLWLRVEPLSAGPQ, encoded by the exons ATGCCGCAGCTGAGCCTGTCCTGGCTGGGACTCGGGCAGGTGGCAGCCTCCCCATGgctgctcctgctgctggtgGGGTCCTCCTGGCTCTTGGCCCGAGTCCTGGCCTGGAGCTACAGCTTCTATGACACATGCTGCCGCCTCCGGTGTTTCCCACAGCCCCCGAAGCAGAGCTGGTTTTGGGGTCACCTGGGACTG ATAAAGAACAATGAAGAAGGCTTGAGGTTCATGGAGAGTCTGAGCCACAGCTTCCGTGATGTTCACCTCTGGTGGATGGGGCCCTTCTACCCACTTCTGCGGTTCGTCCACCCCAAGTTTGTTGCCCCCCTGCTCCAGGCCCCAG CCACCATCGTGCCCAAGGATAAGTTTTTCTACAGCTTTCTGAGGCCCTGGCTGG GGGATGGGCTCCTGCTGACTGCTGGTGACAAGTGGAGCCACCACCGTCGTTTGCTGACACCTGCCTTCCACTTTGAAATCTTGAAATCCTATGTGAagattttcaacaaaagtgcAGACATCATGCAT GTCAAGTGGAAGCGCCTAGTCTCAGAGGGCAGCACCCGATTGGACATGTTTGAGCACATCAGCCTCATGACCCTGGACAGTCTGCAGAAATGTGTCTTCAGTTTTGACAGCAATTGCCAGGA ACCCTTCAGGAGCCCCAGTGAATATATTGCTGCCATCTTGGAGCTCAGCGCCCTTGTGGTGAAACGGCAGAGGCAGATCTTCCTGCACCCGGACTTGCTGTACTACCTCACCCCTGATGGGCGGCGCTTCCGCAGGGCTTGTGACCTGGTGCACAACTTCACAGATGCCATCATCCAGAAGCGGCGCTGCTCCCTCATTACTGAGGGCTCCGATGACTTCCTCAAGGCCAAGGCTAAGGCCAAGACTTTGGACTTCATTGATGTGCTCCTGCTGGCCAAG GATGAAGATGGGAAGGAACTGTCCCATGAGGATATCCGAGCTGAAGCTGACACCTTCATGTTTGGGG GCCATGACACCACGGCCAGTGGTCTCTCCTGGGTCCTGTACAACCTTGCGAAGCACCCAGAGTATCAGGAGTGCTGTCGGCAGGAGGTAGAAGAGCTCCTGAAGGACCGTGAGCCTAAAGAGATTGAATG GGACGACCTGGCCCTGTTGCCTTTCCTGACCATGTGCATCAAGGAGAGTCTGCGGTTGCACCCCCCGGTCACAGTCGTCTCCCGCTGCTGTACCCAGGACGTCGTGCTCCCAGATGGCCGGGTCATCCCCAAAG gtGTTGTCTGCCTCGTTAGTGTTTTCGGGATCCACCACAATCCATCCGTGTGGCCAGACCCTGAG GTATACAATCCTTTCCGCTTTGACCCAGAAAACATCAAGGAAAGGTCTTCCCTGGCTTTTATTCCCTTCTCCGCGGGACCCAG GAACTGCATCGGGCAGACGTTCGCCCTGACTGAGATGAAGGTGGTCCTGGCGCTCACGCTGCTGCGCTTTCGGGTCCTGCCCGACAAGGAGGAGCCGCGCAGGAAGCCTGAGATCATCCTGCGCGCCGAGGGCGGGCTTTGGCTGCGGGTGGAGCCGCTGAGCGCGGGCCCCCAGTGA
- the LOC115505507 gene encoding cytochrome P450 4F3-like isoform X1 has protein sequence MPQLSLSWLGLGQVAASPWLLLLLVGSSWLLARVLAWSYSFYDTCCRLRCFPQPPKQSWFWGHLGLIKNNEEGLRFMESLSHSFRDVHLWWMGPFYPLLRFVHPKFVAPLLQAPGWRGYAFPWLGSSTPQPKAHPCLFSMAPDDLSLIPATIVPKDKFFYSFLRPWLGDGLLLTAGDKWSHHRRLLTPAFHFEILKSYVKIFNKSADIMHVKWKRLVSEGSTRLDMFEHISLMTLDSLQKCVFSFDSNCQESPSEYIAAILELSALVVKRQRQIFLHPDLLYYLTPDGRRFRRACDLVHNFTDAIIQKRRCSLITEGSDDFLKAKAKAKTLDFIDVLLLAKDEDGKELSHEDIRAEADTFMFGGHDTTASGLSWVLYNLAKHPEYQECCRQEVEELLKDREPKEIEWDDLALLPFLTMCIKESLRLHPPVTVVSRCCTQDVVLPDGRVIPKGVVCLVSVFGIHHNPSVWPDPEVYNPFRFDPENIKERSSLAFIPFSAGPRNCIGQTFALTEMKVVLALTLLRFRVLPDKEEPRRKPEIILRAEGGLWLRVEPLSAGPQ, from the exons ATGCCGCAGCTGAGCCTGTCCTGGCTGGGACTCGGGCAGGTGGCAGCCTCCCCATGgctgctcctgctgctggtgGGGTCCTCCTGGCTCTTGGCCCGAGTCCTGGCCTGGAGCTACAGCTTCTATGACACATGCTGCCGCCTCCGGTGTTTCCCACAGCCCCCGAAGCAGAGCTGGTTTTGGGGTCACCTGGGACTG ATAAAGAACAATGAAGAAGGCTTGAGGTTCATGGAGAGTCTGAGCCACAGCTTCCGTGATGTTCACCTCTGGTGGATGGGGCCCTTCTACCCACTTCTGCGGTTCGTCCACCCCAAGTTTGTTGCCCCCCTGCTCCAGGCCCCAG GTTGGAGGGGGTATGCATTCCCCTGGCTTGGATCCTCCACCCCCCAACCCAAAGCCCATCCCTGCCTCTTCTCTATGGCCCCTGATGATCTGTCTCTCATTCCAGCCACCATCGTGCCCAAGGATAAGTTTTTCTACAGCTTTCTGAGGCCCTGGCTGG GGGATGGGCTCCTGCTGACTGCTGGTGACAAGTGGAGCCACCACCGTCGTTTGCTGACACCTGCCTTCCACTTTGAAATCTTGAAATCCTATGTGAagattttcaacaaaagtgcAGACATCATGCAT GTCAAGTGGAAGCGCCTAGTCTCAGAGGGCAGCACCCGATTGGACATGTTTGAGCACATCAGCCTCATGACCCTGGACAGTCTGCAGAAATGTGTCTTCAGTTTTGACAGCAATTGCCAGGA GAGCCCCAGTGAATATATTGCTGCCATCTTGGAGCTCAGCGCCCTTGTGGTGAAACGGCAGAGGCAGATCTTCCTGCACCCGGACTTGCTGTACTACCTCACCCCTGATGGGCGGCGCTTCCGCAGGGCTTGTGACCTGGTGCACAACTTCACAGATGCCATCATCCAGAAGCGGCGCTGCTCCCTCATTACTGAGGGCTCCGATGACTTCCTCAAGGCCAAGGCTAAGGCCAAGACTTTGGACTTCATTGATGTGCTCCTGCTGGCCAAG GATGAAGATGGGAAGGAACTGTCCCATGAGGATATCCGAGCTGAAGCTGACACCTTCATGTTTGGGG GCCATGACACCACGGCCAGTGGTCTCTCCTGGGTCCTGTACAACCTTGCGAAGCACCCAGAGTATCAGGAGTGCTGTCGGCAGGAGGTAGAAGAGCTCCTGAAGGACCGTGAGCCTAAAGAGATTGAATG GGACGACCTGGCCCTGTTGCCTTTCCTGACCATGTGCATCAAGGAGAGTCTGCGGTTGCACCCCCCGGTCACAGTCGTCTCCCGCTGCTGTACCCAGGACGTCGTGCTCCCAGATGGCCGGGTCATCCCCAAAG gtGTTGTCTGCCTCGTTAGTGTTTTCGGGATCCACCACAATCCATCCGTGTGGCCAGACCCTGAG GTATACAATCCTTTCCGCTTTGACCCAGAAAACATCAAGGAAAGGTCTTCCCTGGCTTTTATTCCCTTCTCCGCGGGACCCAG GAACTGCATCGGGCAGACGTTCGCCCTGACTGAGATGAAGGTGGTCCTGGCGCTCACGCTGCTGCGCTTTCGGGTCCTGCCCGACAAGGAGGAGCCGCGCAGGAAGCCTGAGATCATCCTGCGCGCCGAGGGCGGGCTTTGGCTGCGGGTGGAGCCGCTGAGCGCGGGCCCCCAGTGA